tgctgattagatagcaggaaatcgcatcatttcaaggtgccatttaaaaaaaagttcgacGACGGAAGGgtacacccctcccgcaccctcccctgttgagccccctctgaaaattttctggatacgcctctgcatTATATATTTGGCGCAATAGTGTTAACAGCATCCATGCATCCGTTCACTCTTACGTCTACTAGAATGTTTTGTAGCAAGAGATGGAACTTGAATACTCCTATGATTAGAAAATGATAAAACGCTGCAGAATTAAACTGACGAAACATAGTAATAGAATATGCGCTAATATTATTTATGATTATTGATTAAATGAGGAACTGGAAAAAAAACGAACATTATTCGCACTAATCATTTAGAATCAAAAAGAAAAATGCATCACCTCCTTGGAAATTGAATCTCAATATAGTATAAAACATCAGTATACAATCACATGATGAATAATTCACTCATTCaacatgtaaataataatgtCAGTACCATTACGCCTTCCAAAGAGTTGGTGACGTCCGtttggaaattatatatttttattgtaattcGAAATTAGCCACAGTTCATATTCAACTTCCGGGGACTTTTTTTTCTCATTCTCAGCCAttcatatagagaatactaggttagcgttgaatacagagaagtttatgttgcgaggcttagaacgccggaagcgcgagccttggcgagctaacctagtattctatttatcccatttttttcaacgtgacatttaaaataaatagatctaataaccttaacaataatttttattcattcttaaaagtgcttaaaatctaacgaaatcaaccatgcgtagtgatatagatCTACAATTTATCTGTTCTgctacgcaaaatagtctttaaaaaaatcgcACAACAACTGTACAACgagaaaaaacatcaccatatgcctcgattcaattttacgcagcatgcacattttaatacattacgaccgcgaaaagaggattttattcattttattttcgaaagaaaatgatcaaaatcaaatatggcggcgattgctcctgacaaaatgatgtcgatgccaacatacatgtacatgtaaatttacacacagagtcgttctaaacataaattataaaaaaaaactactcgccttatttgttcatggacgctgcagattttgatggcgtcttgaTTTAGCCTTCACATCCTTTAGTTTGCAATCGAAAAAAAGATAATccgtaaaaaatatattaagctttgaaacacttgttgcaaacgggttattcttactgaatagactttctttgataaaatcacaaagacaaagtttattcatcaaagaaaatacccttacgtttacttacttCCATAAGCAAAAaaattcgaatagactactgaaccaaaatacacacccatctgTATGCTCTACACACACAAATTCACATCAAAATAGGCACGCTTATTcggaaaatcaataacacgaataagctagatctacatgtagatctaaatccttcgtctcaccggttccatccgaggtaagtaggccatagaatatgcacttttttatAATTACATCAACGATACATAAACACGaaaaaaatgcgcgtcttcaatgttttattcccagacatcgcatacttgtTTAGTGTACACCTAAAGATGACATCAcacaaatgacgcaataagtatgtcatttcatgacgcaatcaatcagctgattcattttacGGATGGCGAAATATTATGTCCCgcgactagatctaaaggttgtatttataattttaatgccaaagttttctcgactctagagattatttctaaaaatcattcagtggttgaatacaaagtagtccgtgcacgcgacaggtatattccacagtgttggagacaggctagtatattctatatagagaatactaggttaccgttgaatacagagaagtttatgttgcgaggcttagaacgccgggagcgcgagccttggcgagcgctttcggtgttcgcgccgagcaacataaacttctctgtattcaacgctaacctagtattctatttatcccatttttttttaacgtgacatttaaaataaattggtctaaaaaccttaacaataattttaattcattcttcaaagtgcttaaaatctaacgaatgcaaccatgcgtagtgatatagatCTACAATTTATCTGTTCTGGAACGCAAAATAGTCTattaaaaatcacacaaaaacgTTACAACgagaaaaaacatcaccataggcctcgattcaattttacgcagcatgcaaattttaatacattacggccgcgaaaagaagatttaatccattttattttcgaaagaaaatgatcaaaatcaaatatggcggcgattgctcctgataaaatgatgtcgatgtcaacatacatgtacatgtagatttacccACAGACTCgctctaaacataaattatcatgaaaaaaatactcgccttatttgttcatggacgctgcagattttgatggcgtctagatctagccttcacatcctttagtttgcgatccaaacacaagataatcctaAAAAATTCTATATTACGCTTTGAAAGACTttttgcaaacgggttattcttactaaatagactttctttgataaaatctcaaagacaaagtttattcatcaaagaaaatacccttacgttcgCTTACAgttacatccaaaagcaaaacaattcgaatagacgaCTGAACCAAAATATACACTCTCAGTAGGcctatgttctacacacacaatttcacatccaaataggcacgcacattctgaaaatcaataacacgaataagctagatctacatgaaGATCTAAATcattcgtctcaccggttccatccgaggtaagtagtctatagaatatgcacttttttacAATTCGCGACTTTCCAGTTTAGCGCCCCTAGCGGTCAGGAGGTGATTTCAAAACAAAGATGGCTGCCTATGGGGTCATGACCCATATGATATGAAAGCATTGAAAAGcgataaatatacattaaattcaCAACGTAAACATAATCAAAGGAGAAACAAACACATCAAaggtaaatatatttgtttctgcaGTTTTTTCTTAATGCCAGCTGATAATATCAAGTCCTTACATCAAAATTGACGTGCGCTGTGTTGAAAAGACTTGGTGGGGTAATGTAAACACATTGATATCTACGTACATTGAAATGAGGTAGATTTAGGCTGAAAATAGCGtccaaataaaatgttatatgtaaaaatattaatattaaataaatgtgaatcCTCATTGATAGATGACaatcatttttaaatgaaattccaATATCGACTATCATATGTGAACAGTATGTCATGAATGCATTCTTTGACTTTATTAAAATCAGGGAAACACTAAAACATGTAAAGTCTGTGTGGTCGTCTGAATATAAAACGCTTCGTGTTGAgtattgaatactgcttaagccGGTGCTAGTGGTAAGAGATGTTTAACCTTCTATTGCCTCCCTCACATGAATGGATATGATAAAACTGAGTCGCAatttttttactttcatttttggtttggttgctctcaaAGGATAAGCatttccagattttttttttaaattttttttttccatttatgatAGGCCccaaaaaataaattgattgtttCCGCTTTCCAGACCAACCGAATTTTTTTCTCCGGGCCCTTAAGTTTAACATTGAAAATGGCAATAACAGTGtctgttatgtttatttttcagatGCCTCATCATTGCTGTGTGCCGTTGTGTACTAGTGACTCTAGAGTGAAATCCTCGCAGGATCTTTCTTTCCATTCATTTCCCAAGGATGAAAGTTTGAAACAGAAATGGGTAAAGAACATTCGAAGAGACATTGGAAAGAACTTTAATTTGAACAAGCATACAAGGATATGTTCAGCTCATTTTGAGGGAACTTGTTATGAAGTGGCTGTGCCAGGACAAGTGCGTAGAAGGTTGAAAAAAGACGCTCTGCCCACAATATTTTCATGGGTCACGCCAAAAATTCCACGTAGAAAGCTATTCAGGGACAAAACACCTAAGACGCTGAAAGTGACAGAAAGTGGTCAAAGGTGTGTCTCTGGCAGTTCATTCATGATAGATCATTCATACTCTGGACCAAGTGACAATATGGACTATGTCATTGATGACTGTGACATACAGGATGTTTCTCCTTCGCCAGATACCTTGAACACTAGTAAGCAATCTTCATCTACAGATGACAGCCTTCAAGACATTGAAGCAGACCCTTCACCACACAAAGAGGACCTCTTCAAGCAGCACAAAGCCCTGCTGCATGCAAGATCTAAAGAAAAGTTTACGATTGTGCGGTTCTGTTCTTCTGATAGTGACATCAGATATTACACAGGCTTCCCTTCATACACAGCTATGTGTGCTTTCTTTCACTTCCTTCAGCCTGAATGTAACTTTTTGTACTATGTTGGTTCGGAAAATACTTCTCAAGGTAAAGCGTATGAGTTTGTGTCGAAGAGGGGGCCATCCAGATCTCTGTCTCCCCTAGAGGAACTTTTTCTCACATTGGTCCGCCTTCGAAAAGGTCTTCCAGAGAAAGTAATTGCAGACTTGTATAACTTATCTGAAGGACATATTTCGAAGATTGTGAATACCTGGATTCTTTTCCTGTTTGACAGGTTAAGGTGCCTACCAATTTGGCCGTCCCACAAACAGGTGCGAAAAACAATGCCCATTTCATTCCGGACTGATTACCCTGACACACGAGTCATTATTGACTGTACAGAGATATTCATTGAACAGCCGTCAGCATCAGTGTGCCAAAGGGAAACATTTAGCTCCTATAAACACCATAACACTGCCAAAGGACTCGTGGGTATAGCACCCAGTGGCCAAATTACTTTCATCTCAAGTTTATATGCGGGTAGATGCAGTGACAAAAAAATTGTAAGGCACTGTGGCTTATACGATATTCTGGAGGAGGGAGATTCAGTCATGGCCGACAAAGGTTTTGATATTGAAGAGGATTTGAAGGAGAGAAACCTATCGTTAACAATCCCCCCGTTTCTTGAGAACCAGGCTCAGTTCACCTCCCAACAGCTTGCGGCGACAAGGAACATAGCCGCAGTACGAGTGCATGTGGAACGAGCAATAAGAAAGGTGAAAGAATTTGAAATACTCAGACACACAGTCCCAATATCACTTTGCCCAATGTTGGAAAAAATTTGGACGGTTTGTGCTCACTTGGCCAATTTCACTGGTAGcttatttaagaataaataaaaagGTCCTCTTTGTGGTTCTGTCAGAAAACTTGTTTGAACAGTTACAATTTACAATTGCTTTTGTGGCACGCTAGATGGGAAGCCGGCCTTTGTGATTTTGCAGAAACTGAACAAGTGTTATTTCATATGTGTGTTcagtattaaatattgtgttaaagtgtaaatataattatagtaagattactgaagaaaaaaaaacaatatcattgaAAATTTAATACAGAAAACTGTGAAAAGTCCTGaattcatatgtttatattttattttaaccctttttaTAGTGCTGGAACCAAACTTTAATGGCCTTTACTTtttacagtttggatcctgatcagatgCCACTAAATGATATTTTGATAGTGTTTTTTGAAAGAaagttaaaatgatatttttagaaattcagcagatagttaaaattatatttttagaaattcagcagacgacataatTATTTCCCAGCATTTACAGTGTTAACCATTTGGACACGACTGTCAGATTAATGTGAAATATCAAGAAATGATTtccataatttttatttttgtcagcaTGCAAACCTGAAATTTCCCTGAAAATTGGCTCCTAATATGGATATGAACTAAATACTTAGTTAATGCACCTTGAATCACTTTCAATTTCATACATGTATAGAATAACATAGTCCATGATGGAACTAGAATCaggatttttcaaataattattgactctatattgatatatcttataataaagttataaaacatACATGTCTGGTCCTCTATTTCATATTCTACTGCATTTGATATATTATCCTATTTATAGGCTATAAGACTGATTTGGAAAATACACAAcatagttttaaaattaaaatgttgccTAAACCCTTACTGCATAAGAACCTGTAAAAAAATTTAGTGACTTATTGATCTGCTGGCAATATTAGATAATGCACACTTAAAACTGCAGGTGGCCACTGTAATCCCAATCAATGCCAATAAACAAGGGGTCATAGATCCCCTAGTGACTGTGTAGACGAGAGTTGATCAGCTGGATGTTGCTTAAGGCCATGTGCCATATGAAGGATGTCCCGTAATTTATGACACCTTTTTATCCATTGTTGCCAAGGACTTCCCATAGTTACAAAGAATTTTGCAAGATGTTTATATGCAGATTTGTTATTCTGTATCATCTATATAGTGCTGATGAAACACTGAGTGTATGAATGTTTGGTCACATCACTTTTTTTTTAGTCATTATCATTCATCTTTATGGAATagaaattaaagagtttagaatgtcatttaagaaatgaaataatgaaTTGTCATAATATTATGAAGTCCAAActaatatttataatttgagatataaattaaattatatatagctATAGCTCTACTTCAGAAAATACTTgtaattaaatttgatatttaatatttatatatcttttcctaatgtttgtgttaatttgaGATAGCAACATTTATTACTGCTATTTTTCAGAAGAACCAAAAAATGACCTTGAATATGAAGATTTATTTTAATCTGCAGACAATTGTTTTTTCCTAATCAATTGTCCTTGTTATTTATTAAAGCTAAACCTCTGTTAAAATATTAGGTCATCTcttgattttgattatttataaatgatgCTTATTTTTAGTGCTTTTATttgttgatatatttaaataataatgttattccTCAAATGTGCATAGAACGCTTAATAAAATTTTACATAGTACATTTGTTGTATATCTTATTGGTTTTTGAAAAGGTCCATGAGCCTTCTCAAACGAGTGCTTGGTGGAATCAATCCTCTCGGTGCAAAAATGAGAAAGCGATCAAGATCCATTTGGTAATGAATGAAGTCATTGAAGTTAAACTTGAAAATTAACTTAGTGTATAGAACTTATCGGAAGCCAAAGATCGTTTGTTTTTCAAATCATATAGAACCTGTAactgtagaaattcagcagacaccatTTATACCAGACATTATATCTAAGACGAGAATGGTCACTCTTCATTCATGTTTatcaaaagtaaaaacagaagtaAACTTTACACTTTTAATTCATGAATTTCCATATGGAAACATTCAAAATACATATCAACATATTATACACATAATGAGCAAGCATGAGACAGCAGTTTTTTAACCACAtttaccctttcagtgcgggaaccgaattttgaaggcctttgcaaacagtttggatccagatgagacgccacagaacgtggcgtcttatcaggatccaaactgtttgctattctgataatattctttgaaaaaaatcgaagaaaatgctaattttagaaattcagcagacgacattttagcagacggcaaatttcccagcatgcaaagggttaaattaagaTGACTTGTGAACTAGAACTTTACTAAACTGAAAACACATTTTGTCATGCTGATATATATGCCATTTGTattcaaacagttaaaatacatatgatataaacatatattacagatctataaaagtacatttttacaatttttatacaAGGCAGTTTTTTTTAACCACAACATTTCAAACATGCAGTATTATTCCGACTAACTCCACTCAATTAAAGACCATTTTCACTGTAAGGAGAGCTGTGTAATTCCTGACGTAAAGTAATGAGCCATATCACAGGAAAAGGGACCTTACGGAGATTACGTAAAGTTTGAATATAGTTCAGCCTTTGCTTAAAAGTGCAGTCTGATAAGGATTCAACATCTATTCTTTACTGGATGAATAGCAAACTGGATTCAGAACGGACTGAGATTTTCTATCTGGTTTCAATCTACTTAAGGTACCTTTTCCTgtaacacgactcaaataatacACTAATATAAAAGGAATGCATCTAATAACATAGACTGACACTACAGAAAGCATTAAGAAACAAAGTGTGGCAGTAACTTGTTGAACCATATGTCTGACAGCTTAGGCAACATGACACTGTTGAAGAAGTGTTGGTCCCTTTCCACACAAACTATCATAATGTCATCAGGGGGAACAAACACAACCAGGTCACATGTTTCGATACCACAAATATTTAACTGTCCTTGAATCTGAAAGTAATAGTCATGCTTTTCATGTAGCTTGACTCTGTCATTGTCTTTTTTCAAATAGAATGATCTATTATTTATCTGTTTCTGGATTGAAGTTTTTCTATCAAACAAACTGTATGGACATTTCACTTCTACCAACTTCATGACCCTATCTTCTGTCAGAACTATTCGGTCAGGACTTGCACCAAGAAATGGAATGTTTGGATTCACTACCAGACCTACAGCACTGTCTGTAACATTTGTCTGTTGTGCATATTTAGCAAACGCAACATTCTCATACATGATCCCATGTTTTACACTGCGACTTGTGAAGTGCACCTTTTTTTGGTCAAATGTTTTACATTGATCAGTTGTTGACTTCATTCTACAAAATGTTCCAAATGTAGAAGATGTTATTCTGTACTCGCGCTCAGAAAACCACTTAGCATTTTTGCTTTGCATCcgtgtttgtttttcaatgtttttagaCATCTTAATGTCACAGGTGATAAGTCCTTCATAGAATGTCTTCTCATTTTCGCTGAATTCATGGCAAGTTTTGCTGAAGGTACTGGTTGTTTCTTGTAATCGCTCAAAGAGCATGTCATTCAAGTCACTTGCATCACTTTGGGCTTTTGGTAACACTGGCTCACAGTTGTTGCTCCTTAATGTTTCTATAACTGGCAATTTCAGCCCACCAGTGTcatacaatttaacaagtttttcaATCTGTGTACTTGACACAGCTTTTGCAAAGTGCGGTACAGGATTGTGATATTTCACTGTAGAACACAATTCTCTCTTTGCCACTTTGAAAGGGTCATGTTTCACAAAGTTAATGTCACTAAACAAAA
This is a stretch of genomic DNA from Dreissena polymorpha isolate Duluth1 chromosome 7, UMN_Dpol_1.0, whole genome shotgun sequence. It encodes these proteins:
- the LOC127839400 gene encoding uncharacterized protein LOC127839400 yields the protein MPHHCCVPLCTSDSRVKSSQDLSFHSFPKDESLKQKWVKNIRRDIGKNFNLNKHTRICSAHFEGTCYEVAVPGQVRRRLKKDALPTIFSWVTPKIPRRKLFRDKTPKTLKVTESGQRCVSGSSFMIDHSYSGPSDNMDYVIDDCDIQDVSPSPDTLNTSKQSSSTDDSLQDIEADPSPHKEDLFKQHKALLHARSKEKFTIVRFCSSDSDIRYYTGFPSYTAMCAFFHFLQPECNFLYYVGSENTSQGKAYEFVSKRGPSRSLSPLEELFLTLVRLRKGLPEKVIADLYNLSEGHISKIVNTWILFLFDRLRCLPIWPSHKQVRKTMPISFRTDYPDTRVIIDCTEIFIEQPSASVCQRETFSSYKHHNTAKGLVGIAPSGQITFISSLYAGRCSDKKIVRHCGLYDILEEGDSVMADKGFDIEEDLKERNLSLTIPPFLENQAQFTSQQLAATRNIAAVRVHVERAIRKVKEFEILRHTVPISLCPMLEKIWTVCAHLANFTGSLFKNK
- the LOC127839399 gene encoding uncharacterized protein LOC127839399, producing the protein MSKKRKLGDGSTKDVQLYCLCRQKNDENEMMVECDFCDGWFHPRCVDMDEDEAGYLSSWNCPGCIEIMNENPTLTRKALLAFQGRIAPKNGWGQDFYVTDIDEKVLDEKVKTKRHRIEGYNLFREGKVSKLSCVKSESGKYIYFKGVAVPSMKDKDYHVHLCLKNGGTSMKWATCTCPAGNDGQCKHVVAIVYLIIDLHRQGVEKIPDIQTCTDKLQMWHVRKPISDEPLLFSDINFVKHDPFKVAKRELCSTVKYHNPVPHFAKAVSSTQIEKLVKLYDTGGLKLPVIETLRSNNCEPVLPKAQSDASDLNDMLFERLQETTSTFSKTCHEFSENEKTFYEGLITCDIKMSKNIEKQTRMQSKNAKWFSEREYRITSSTFGTFCRMKSTTDQCKTFDQKKVHFTSRSVKHGIMYENVAFAKYAQQTNVTDSAVGLVVNPNIPFLGASPDRIVLTEDRVMKLVEVKCPYSLFDRKTSIQKQINNRSFYLKKDNDRVKLHEKHDYYFQIQGQLNICGIETCDLVVFVPPDDIMIVCVERDQHFFNSVMLPKLSDIWFNKLLPHFVS